Genomic DNA from Peribacillus simplex:
CGTGAGTATTTGACTAAGTTCGGATTTGATAAAAAAACGGGAATTGACCTGCCGAACGAGATAACAGGAAAAATTCAATACAAGTATAAGCTTGAAAAAGTTACTACTTCCTTTGGACAGGGTTCGACCGTTACACCGATTCAACAAATCCAAGCCGCCTCCGCAATAGCCAATGACGGAAAAATGATGCGGCCGTACGTGATAAAAAGCATTTCGGATCAAGATACCGGAAAAACTTTGAAAACGACAAAGCCGAAAGTGGCAGGGCAACCGATTTCGGCAGAAACTGCAAAACAAGTACGTGATTATTTGGAAACGGTAATTTCCGCGAAAAAAGGAACAGGGAAAAAATATGCCATTGATGGATATGAAGTAGCGGGGAAAACCGGTACTGCACAAATCCCTGGTCCGACAGGTAGGTATTTAGAAGGAAAAAATAACTATGTATTCTCCTTTTTAGGCATGGCTCCAAAGGATGATCCGCAGTTGGTCATGTATGTGGCGGTCAAGCAGCCGAAGTTAGGTGTATCTTATGTTGGGGCTGATCCATTGTCAGAGATATTTAATCCTGTCATGCAAAATAGCCTGCAATATTTAAACATAAAGCCTTCTGAAGTTAAAAAACAAAAGGCAAATAAAATCGTTGACTATGCAAATCAAACCGAGAGTTCAGCTGTCAAAGAACTGAAGGAACTTGGCTATGATGTAAGTACGATCGGAAGTGGGCGTAAGGTGCTCGATCAATCCCCAAAAGCGGGGAGCATACTCTTACAGGGTGAAAAGATAATCCTGAGGACGGAAGGCGAAATGAAAGTTCCTGACATGAAGGGATGGTCCCTGCGCGATGTTATGAAATTGGCTAAGGTTGCAAAACTGGATCTAAAAACTGAAGGTACTGGATATGTGAGTAAACAAAGTCTTGAGGCCGGGAAAAAAGTAAAGGAAGGAGAGACATTCAATATTGAATTATCCCAGCCTGAAGGGGCTGCTGAAGATATTCCGACAAAAGGGAAAACAGAGTGAAGATAAAGAGGGGATCCAAATGGATCCCCTCTTTATTTCTTTCAAAGTTTGTAGTCTAGCATCGAGTAGACAAGCATATATTGAAGCATGTATGAAATGGAGGTGCCTGTTTTTGCGTGTTTCGAATGTTACTGTCCGAAAACGGCTGGCAATCGCATTGGCGATCGGTATCGTTGTATTTTTTATCATTGATATCCGATTGGGAATTGTACAGTTTTATCTAGGGGATAAGTTGACGGGGCTGGCTAAAGATTCCTGGAGCAGGAATATTCCTTTTGAAGCCAAACGAGGAGAAATTCTGGATCGGAATGGTGTTGAGCTGGCAACGAATATATCTGCGCCAACAGTCTATGTCATCCCAAGACAGATTGAGAATCCTGGGGAGACGGCGGAACAGCTTGCTTCAATATTGGATATGACAAAGGAAAAGGCTTATCAATGGTTAACGAAACAGGCGATGAGCGTCAGAATTCCGGAAGGCAGAAAGATATCTCATGAAAAAGCGAAGGAAATTAAAGCATTAGGGATAAAGGGCGTTTATATCGCTGAAGATTCTAAGCGCCATTACCCATTTGGTGAATACCTTTCGCATGTTCTTGGCTTTACAGGCTCTGACAATCAAGGGTTGATGGGTATTGAATTGTCATATGATAAGGAACTAAGCGGGGAAAAAGGATTCGTTAAATTTTACTCCGATGCTAAAGGGAAAAGACTTGAAAATATGGCCGATGACTATAAGCCCCCTGTTGATGGTGATAACTTGAAGCTAACCATCGATAGCAAAATCCAGACAATTGTGGAGAGGGAGCTCGATAATGCGGAGGCGACATATGATCCCGATGGTATAATTGCCATTGCGATGGACCCGAATACAGGGGAAATATTGGCAATGTCAAGCAGGCCAACCTTCGACCCGGCTAATTTTCAAAATGTACCTTCAGAAGTGTATAATCGTAATTTACCAGTTTGGAGTGTATATGAACCAGGTTCGACTTTTAAAATCATCACGCTTGCTGCGGCACTTGAGGAAGGGAAGGTCGACTTACAAAAGGAACATTTTTATGATTCCGGACATGTGGAAGTGTCAGGGTCTACACTGCATTGCTGGAAAAGAGGAGGACATGGGGACCAAACTTTCCTTGAAGTTGTAGAGAACTCATGTAACCCTGGTTTTGTAGAATTAGGGAACCGGCTTGGTAAAGACAAGCTGTTTAAATATATAAATGATTTCGGGTTTGGGCAAAAGACGGGGATTGATTTAACTGGCGAAGGAAAAGGAATCATGTTCAACATGGATCAAGTGGGTCCGGTTGAGCAGGCAACGACAGCGTTTGGACAAGGTGTAGCCGTAACTCCCATTCAGCAGGTGACAGCGGTATCGGCGGCTGTGAATGGCGGAACTTTGTATACACCTTATATCGCGAAGGAACTTGTGAATCCAAAAAATGGTGAAGTGCTGATGCGAAAGACCCCGCAGGCGAAGAAAAAAGTGATTTCGGAAGCAACCTCGAAGAAAGTCCGTGAAGCACTTGAATCCGTTGTCGCACAAGGTAGCGGTAAAGGAGCATTCGTGGAGTCGTACCGAGTCGGCGGTAAAACGGGTACAGCCCAAAAAGCTGAAAATGGCAGATACCTTGAAAATAATTATATTCTCTCATTCATTGGGGTCGCTCCAGCGGATGATCCGCAAATCGTCGTTTATATAGCTGTGGATAACCCTAAAGGAACGGTACAGTTCGGCGGGGTCGTTGCCGCACCGATCGTTGGGAATATCATGGAGGATTCGCTTAGGGCCATGGGCGTCAAGCCAAGGAAAAACCAGATCGAGAAGGAAACGGTCTGGACTGATCCAGTCATGGTCGAGGTACCTGACGTTGTTGGTCTCAGCAAAAAAGAGTTGCAAACCCAGCTCATCGACCTTAAGGTGGATATTGCCGGCAATGGGGATAAAGTCATAAATCAAGCCCCGGATCCAGGTGTTAAATTAAAACAAGGCTCCACCATAAGAATTTATCTTGGCGAAAATACAGAATAAGTATAATATAATATATGAATAGTTAAAGCGGCTGAAGAATCATCAGCCGCTTTGTTTACGGAGTCGGGATAACCCCGTATAATTGAAATTGGTTTCTCGACAAGCCAAGGCTAATCACATATAATGAATCCTCAAATTAAGTTGAGAGGGATGGAAAAATGAAGCTTCACAAATTACTATCTTATTTACACTCCTTATTTACGTATGAAGGAGAAAATCCTGAAATCACCTCCATTGAAAATGATAACCGTAAAGTCATAGACGGAAGTTTATTTGTTTGTATAAAAGGTTATACAGTCGATGGTCATGATTTTGCCCAACTTGCTGTAGAACATGGAGCTGCAGCAGTCATTGCCGAAAGGCCGCTTGACCTCGATGTTCCCGTGATCGTAGTCAGGGATTCGAGCAGG
This window encodes:
- a CDS encoding stage V sporulation protein D, whose translation is MRVSNVTVRKRLAIALAIGIVVFFIIDIRLGIVQFYLGDKLTGLAKDSWSRNIPFEAKRGEILDRNGVELATNISAPTVYVIPRQIENPGETAEQLASILDMTKEKAYQWLTKQAMSVRIPEGRKISHEKAKEIKALGIKGVYIAEDSKRHYPFGEYLSHVLGFTGSDNQGLMGIELSYDKELSGEKGFVKFYSDAKGKRLENMADDYKPPVDGDNLKLTIDSKIQTIVERELDNAEATYDPDGIIAIAMDPNTGEILAMSSRPTFDPANFQNVPSEVYNRNLPVWSVYEPGSTFKIITLAAALEEGKVDLQKEHFYDSGHVEVSGSTLHCWKRGGHGDQTFLEVVENSCNPGFVELGNRLGKDKLFKYINDFGFGQKTGIDLTGEGKGIMFNMDQVGPVEQATTAFGQGVAVTPIQQVTAVSAAVNGGTLYTPYIAKELVNPKNGEVLMRKTPQAKKKVISEATSKKVREALESVVAQGSGKGAFVESYRVGGKTGTAQKAENGRYLENNYILSFIGVAPADDPQIVVYIAVDNPKGTVQFGGVVAAPIVGNIMEDSLRAMGVKPRKNQIEKETVWTDPVMVEVPDVVGLSKKELQTQLIDLKVDIAGNGDKVINQAPDPGVKLKQGSTIRIYLGENTE